A region of Thermus thermophilus DNA encodes the following proteins:
- a CDS encoding helix-turn-helix domain-containing protein — MGKPMFLAPEELAAVLRVHPETVRGWIRAGKLPAQKVGKLWRIPWEEAAKLLGSEERLEEALKEVLG; from the coding sequence GTGGGCAAGCCCATGTTCCTCGCCCCCGAGGAGCTGGCCGCCGTCCTCCGGGTCCACCCGGAGACGGTGAGGGGCTGGATCCGCGCCGGCAAGCTCCCCGCCCAGAAGGTGGGCAAGCTCTGGCGCATCCCCTGGGAGGAGGCGGCGAAGCTCCTGGGAAGCGAGGAACGCCTGGAGGAGGCCCTGAAGGAGGTGCTGGGGTGA